One region of Tachysurus vachellii isolate PV-2020 chromosome 11, HZAU_Pvac_v1, whole genome shotgun sequence genomic DNA includes:
- the znf367 gene encoding zinc finger protein 367: protein MTDAKHPQVIFCNDSPKRVLVSVIKTTPIKPRAVDSLMPTSPGFSDFMVYPWRWGENAHNVTLSPGSGTGASSPQRNSSTATDPDLVSCTEHLKDGIRRGRPRAETVRELISEGENSTSRIRCNICNRVFPREKSLQAHKRTHTGERPYLCDYPDCGKAFVQSGQLKTHQRLHTGEKPFVCSEKGCGSRFTHANRHCPKHPYARLKREEPSGEPGNSQGADNKAVAEWLTKYWQMREQRTPVPSKGKTLNKAVEDQEQQDPMDFLPSDEGEEEEQDEGKSSGGGGGAARRRLQEQRERLHGALALIELANNLSP, encoded by the exons ATGACAGACGCCAAACATCCTCAAGTGATTTTTTGCAATGATTCACCTAAAAGAGTCCTGGTTTCTGTGATCAAAACAACTCCAATCAAGCCCAGAGCTGTGGACTCGCTGATGCCGACTAGTCCCGGGTTCAGTGACTTCATGGTGTATCCATGGAGATGGGGAGAAAACGCACACAACGTGACCCTGAGTCCTGGATCAGGGACTGGAGCTTCATCTCCTCAGAGAAACAGCAGCACTGCTACAGATCCAGACCtcgtgtcctgcactgagcacCTCAAG gatgGGATCCGCCGTGGCCGTCCACGCGCTGAGACCGTGCGTGAGCTCATCAGTGAGGGCGAGAACTCCACCAGCCGAATCCGCTGCAACATCTGCAACCGTGTTTTTCCCAGAGAGAAATCACTTCAggcacacaaacgcacacacacag GTGAGAGACCGTACTTATGTGATTATCCAGACTGTGGGAAGGCCTTCGTCCAGAGTGGACAGCTGAAAACCCACCAGCGACTCCACACTGGGGAAAAGCCATTTGTTTGTTCCGAGAAAG GCTGTGGTAGCCGTTTCACTCACGCTAACCGGCACTGCCCTAAGCACCCATATGCCAGGCTGAAGAGAGAGGAGCCCAGTGGAGAGCCTGGAAATTCACAAGGGGCTGACAACAAGGCTGTGGCTGAGTGGTTAACAAA GTATTGGCAGATGCGTGAGCAGCGAACCCCAGTGCCAAGTAAAGGAAAAACCCTTAACAAGGCAGTGGAGGATCAGGAGCAGCAGGACCCCATGGACTTCCTGCCATCTGATGAAGGTGAAGAGGAAGAGCAGGATGAGGGGAAGAgcagtggaggaggaggaggagctgcTCGGCGACGCCTTCAGGAGCAGAGGGAGCGGCTCCATGGAGCACTTGCTCTAATTGAGCTAGCAAACAACCTGTCTCCATAA
- the slc35d2 gene encoding nucleotide sugar transporter SLC35D2, with product MFAWSKLCGRFENSQTNENNMSKSSSSFTSSASSAVNPVASYGQFVKLFSAAFYAVSSFLIVIVNKTVLTTYRFPSYTFLGIGQMACTIIILYLAKMCKAVSFQDFDKSLHRKIFPLPLLYVGNHITGLGSTKKLSLPMFTVLRKFTIPMTMIMEAKILRKSISPHLACSVVAIVFGALIAASSDLAFEAEGYAFVLLNDVFTAANGVYTKQKVGIEGLGKYGVLFYNAFIIIIPTILSSACTGDLEKAIAFKGWISLEFIFYFLLSCVMGFILMYSIVLCSHHNSALTTTVIGAIKNVAVAYIGMFIGGDYAFSWPNFVGLNICISGGLVYAYMTFRNASTSTPRTTNQEAEELGHVIEEPHNVSAKRPV from the exons ATGTTTGCATGGTCAAAGCTGTGTGGCAGGTTTGAAAACAGCCAGACAAATGAGAACAACATGTCAAAAAGCAGCTCTTCTTttacttcttctgcttcttcggCAGTTAATCCTGTTGCAAGTTATGGTCAGTTTGTCAAGCTGTTTTCCGCCGCTTTCTATGCAGTCAGCTCTTTTCTTATAGTGATTGTCAACAAGACCGTTTTAACAACCTATAG ATTTCCCTCCTACACATTCCTTGGAATTGGACAG ATGGCTTGCACAatcattattctttatttagcCAAAATGTGCAAAGCAGTTTCTTTTCAGGACTTTGACAAGAGCTTGCATAGAaag ATTTTTCCTTTGCCATTACTCTATGTTGGCAATCACATAACAGGTCTCGGAAGCACAAAGAAATTAAG CTTACCCATGTTTACTGTGCTCCGAAAATTCACTATTCCAATGACAATGATTATGGAAGCAAAAATATTGAG AAAATCCATTTCACCTCACCTGGCATGCAGTGTGGTGGCCATTGTGTTTGGTGCACTAATCGCAGCAAG TTCTGACCTGGCCTTTGAAGCAGAGGGATATGCTTTCGTTCTGCTTAACGATGTCTTCACAGCTGCCAATGGCGTGTACACAAAACAGAAAGTAGGAATAGAG GGCCTGGGCAAGTATGGAGTTTTGTTTTACAATGCTTTTATCATCATAATTCCCACTATTTTATCAAGTGCCTGCACTGGAGATTTAGAGAAA gctATTGCCTTTAAAGGATGGATATCactagaatttattttttattttcttttgtcttgtgTTATGGG ATTCATTTTGATGTACTCCATTGTTTTGTGCAGTCACCACAACAGTGCCTTAACCACCACAGTTATTGGTGCCATTAag AATGTTGCTGTAGCCTACATTGGTATGTTCATTGGAGGGGACTATGCATTTTCCTGGCCTAACTTTGTAGGGCTGAATATATG TATATCTGGTGGCCTGGTCTATGCATACATGACATTTCGTAACGCCAGTACCTCCACACCACGCACAACAAATCAAGAGGCAGAAGAACTGGGACATGTCATTGAGGAGCCCCATAATGTCTCTGCAAAAAGACCAgtctaa
- the ccl27a gene encoding C-C motif chemokine 27a, with protein sequence MDRQAVAVLLLLLCVIIITTTTTEGFTPNCCIETAPKINRKIIRKADKYEIQSEGGLCEMKALILYVGTKKYCFDPKMEKKVEYVMKKYRHGNRHK encoded by the exons ATGGATCGCCAAGCTGTAGCCGTGTTGCTTCTTCTCCTgtgtgtcatcatcatcaccaccaccaccaccgagG GATTCACCCCAAATTGCTGCATAGAAACTGCACCTAAGATTAATcggaaaataataagaaaagctGACAAATATGAAATACAGTCAGAGGGTGGATTGTGTGAAATGAAAGCCCTGAT ctTGTATGTGGGAACAAAGAAATACTGCTTTGATCCTAAAATGGAAAAGAAGGTGGAATATGTGATGAAGAAATATAGGCATggaaacagacataaataa